The DNA region GCCTTCGGTCCGAATCAGGTAGTGTTTTTCCATGCCGGCGATCACTTCGCGGATCAGGGGGCCGGCATTTTCAAAGCAGAACGTTCGCGAAAAGATCTGCTCGATCTTTTCGATCGCGATCTCGCCGCGTTCCACCGCAAGTGCCGCGATCTGATTGGCGATCACGTCCGCGGCATTGATGTGCGGGCGGATGTTTTCCGGCTGATTGCTCATCGCCTTGTTGACGATCACCATCGACTCGAGGATATCGTCGAACCCGGTCGCGAGGATCATGCCTTTCGAAGTGGCATGGATCTGGTGGCCGGCTCTCCCCGTTCTCTGCATGAGGCGGGCGACTTCACGCGGCGAGTTGAACTGGATGACGTGATCGATCTGCCCGATGTCGATGCCGAGCTCCATCGAGGAGGTACAGATCATGCCCCGCGTCATTCCCGCACGGAACTTGTCTTCGGCATCGATCCTGACCTCGCGGGACAAAGATCCGTGGTGAACGTCCGTATCCCCGCGGGGGAGAAGGGCATGGCCAATCGCCTCGGCCACGCTCCGGGTGTTCGTAAAAACGAGGGTCGAGGTGTGGGCGTCGATGCATTTGCCGATCATCTTCGTCTGGTCTCCGAAGGACTCACCGGCAAACTTCACGGACAGATCAAGGGTTTTTGCGACCGGGACCTGCACGATCGTGCAGGGACGTTTCCCGCAGAGGAATCTGCCGACGAGTTCGGGGTTTCCAACCGTGGCCGAGATTCCGATCCGCTGAAACTCGCCGGCAAGTTCAGCGACCCTCTCAAGCGCAACGGAGAGCTGGGCGCCGCGTTTTCCGTCGGCCAACTCGTGGATTTCATCGACGATCACGTAGCGAACGGCCGCAAGATGTTTTCGAAGCACCTTTCCCATCATCATCGCCTGCAGGCTCTCAGGCGTCGTGATCAAAAGATCCGGCGGGTGAGTCGCCTGTTTTCGCCGGTCGGTCTGACTCGTGTCCCCGTGTCGGACCGAGATCTTCAGCCCGAGCTCAGCCCCCCACCACTCGAGCCTGTTCATCATGTCCCGGTTGAGGGACCGAAGCGGCGTGATGTAGAGGGCCGAAAATCCTTCGGGCAGCGGGTCGGTGAGCATATGATGGAAGACGGGTAGCAGTGCACTCTCGGTTTTTCCCGTTCCGGTCGGTGCGATCAAAATCGCGTTGATCCCGGAGATGAGTTTTGGGACAGCACGCATCTGGATTTCTGAAAACTCGTCGAAGCCTCGCTTTTCCAGAACCGCCCGAAGCTTTGGGTGAAGCGAGTCTTTGAGTTCCTGAATCGCGGATGTCATACTCCCTCCAGAGGATCGGGGCGGAGTTCTGTGAACGGAGCAACGTAAGTCCCGTCTTTTAAGAACACCTCACCCGTTTCGGTCAAAATCGCTTTTGCGATCGGAGAGATTTTGTTGCCCGGGATCAGCCGGACATCCATCCCCCCTGCCAGTTCATAAAACGCCGGGACCAGTAGAACCCGGGTCGGGTCGGCCGGTACCGGGCCCCATACGGAGGGGTCGATCTCGGCAAGAAGATACCCCGGCGTTCCGCGAAGAGCACATCCGACGGTGTCGTAGATGTTCACGACCGGATGATGATGGCCGCACAAAATCAAATGACCGAGGAGAGCTGGATCCGGGATCGTGTGGCCGTGAAAATAGCCGGTTCCGTCGATCAAAGCCCCGTTCATCGGAAGAAGCTCGCCCTTTTCGAGATAATGTTCAAGCCCGGTGTCGTGATTCCCTGGAGCGAGCCGGAATTCGGTTTCTCTCCGGATCTTTCTGAGGACCTCGGGCATCTCGGTTCGTTCCTGGTAGGTGACGTACGGGATCATGTGCTTGAGGTCGCCAAGCACGATCAAATAGTCGGGATCGGCCTGTTCGATGACGGCAAGCAGTCTTGCGAGACGTGAGTCGGTGGCACTCTGGAAATGCAGACCATGCCGGTGGAGGTCGGCCTCGACGCCGAAGTGGGGATCGGCTATTATCAGGGAACGCTCCTGCCTTTCGATGAGGACGGCGGGTCCTTCTGCATAAAATTCCGGCTGCATGGTCAGGCGATTTTGATGAATTCGGTCGTCGGGGTGTAGCATTCCCCTTCTTCCATAAGGATTCCAAGACGCATCTTCGCCGAAGATTCGTCAAGACCGAGGCTTTTCAGGCAGGAGATGACGTCAAGTATTCTCGCTCCTTTTTTCTCGGAGAGGGAAGAGATGATCTCAAGTATTTTTTCGTTCGCGATCTCCTCTTTCGGACCTGCGGGTCTGACTGAGGAGAGTGCCGCACTGATCCGTCCGGCAAGTTCTTTCCTGATATCCGAGACCGGGGACTTTTCCAGCCGCGAGATCGCCGACTCGGCGGTGCTCAGGATCCAGGCGTCCCGTGCCTCGCGTGTCGAGGGCGTGATGGTCTCCGGGACGATCTCGAGAAACGTTCTGCCGGCATATTTGCGGAACCTGACCATGCCGAATACGGCGACGAACGAGGGAGCATCGATCTCGTCGGCGGTTTTGAGAAGTGCGGTGTTCTGCCAGTTCATGGAGCAGGAGAACACGCCGGTCGGATCACTGATGCGAAGCGAAGAGATTTTTCCATCCCTCTGAATCTTTTCGGTGAGGGTACCTATCAGAAATATTTTGGGGGAGAAGATGCCGAACGGCGTTTTAAATCCGGTCTCCGTATCCACTGCGTGCATAAGTTCGCCGGCGAATATACGGGATGCCGGGAGAAGTCCGGTATTTTGGGTATCCATTCCTTAACTCATTTGGTTTGAGGGAGCATTAAACCGACCGAGGGGGATGTTTTTTTTGGCGGGCTGCCCCTTAGGGGCGGCCTCAGCTGAGCAAGTTTTCGAAGGAAACTTGCGAGTCAAATCTTTGATTTGCGCCTGAGGGTTTCGATTTGGTGTACGGGATTATTCGGGTGGTACAATTCATCACACGAAATGCACGAAAAAAATACGAAAACACGAAAAAGAGAATGATCAGTTATTTGGTGAATGCAAATCGTCCCCTCCCCAGCCCCCCGCACGAAATTTGCGAAAACGCAAATCAAAGATTTGCTCAGCCGAGGTCTGCCGCTTTCAGCGTCCGACCCGCAAATCAACGAAATGCACGAAAAGGGGGACAGGGGCGGAGGAGAGGAGATATTCTGTTTTCAAAAGAAGATAGCGAATATCTCTTATCTGATTTCGGGGTGCGGGGAAGTGATTGCGGGGTGAGCCAATAGGCTCGCCCTAAGCTCTGAGCAAGTTCGAACGAAGTGAGAACTTGCGAGTCGGCGCGGAGCGTCCCGCGGTGGATATGTCCCAGATTTTGAAGAGGTTCTTGAAAAGTTGGAGCACTTACCTTTCTCACTTATTCAATTCACCCACCTACACCTCAAAATCTCCACAACTTCCACGCGAAAACCACCATTTCGATTCCAAAATGACCCTTCACCCATCAAAATCGACCCTCTCCACACGCACAAAAACCACATCCCAAACACAAAAGAAGACCATTCCTGCCGTATTTCCCCCCAAACACACTCATCCTATATTAAATAATAACCTGGACGTCCAGCAAAAACGATAACCCCGGAGAGACTACGTCCGTCCGTAAGTAAATACGGACGGAAAAAAATCCTCATCAATCACTTTTTTTTTAGACGTCTAGTTGTATTATTATTATTTTATGTACAGTACAGACGAGAGAGAGAGAGAGAGAGAGAGAGAGATCGAACCAAAAACAAAAACAAAAATATGTGATATTTAAGCTTTTCCGACCGTAAGGACGTAGTCGAAAGGGAGTCATCGTTTTTCCTGGACGTCCACGTGCATAATTTATATACTATGAACACACCTGACTGAAAATACGCCGAATACTTCCGATTTCAATTTTTCACCACCGAAAATAATCACAAAAATTTGATCAAAACTGATCGCCGAAGACCCAAAATGGAATCGAAATACCTCTCTGCGAGTGGAAACTCATCGATTTTTGCACATGTTTTTTGTGGGGATTTCTCATGTTTCCTCACCCAACAGTATCCTTCCAGAACTTCATATTCAACCTCCTTCCTCCCTCCCTCCGTTCCTGTCCCTTTTTTCGTGCATTTCGTGTGATGAGTGATACCACCCAAATACTCCCGTACACCAATGCTAAGAGTACACCCAAAAAAATACACGAATACGAAAAGATTTAGTCGCCGCCTCATTATCCACCCTACCATTCGCAAATCAAAGATTTGCTCGGCTAAGGGACCTAAAGGTCCCCGCCTGTCGAATGATTAATTGGTTGTAACGTCCAACAATCATTCATCATGGATGTCTCCCCCGAAATCTGGATAGAAAAATACCGGCCCAAAAATCTCGCCGAGGTCGTCGGTCAGCAGGATGTCGTCGAAAGGCTCCGTTCCTACGTCGCGACCAAGGCCCTTCCCCACCTCCTATTTACCGGTTCGGCAGGCGTCGGGAAGACCACCTGTGCCGTAGCGTTGGCCCGCGAAATGTTCGGCGATACCTGGAATATGAACTTCCGCGAACTCAACGCCTCGGATGAACGGGGTATCGACGTCGTCAGAAACCAGATCAAACAGTTTGCAAGAACCGCTCCCCTTGGCGATGCAACGTTCAAGATCCTCTTTTTAGACGAAGCGGACGCTCTTACCCAGGATGCCCAGGCCGCCCTTCGCCGGACTATGGAAAACTACGCCGAGACCTGCCGTTTTATCCTCTCATGCAACTACTCCTCGAAAATAATCGACCCCATCCAGTCCCGCTGTGCGATCTACCGGTTCAGACCGCTCACCGACGAGGCAATCTCCGAAGAGATCGCACGGATCGCAAAAAAAGAGGGCATCACCATCGATGAAGGAGCCTATGTCGCGATAACCTACGTCTCGCTTGGAGATATGAGAAAAGCGATCAATGCTCTTCAGGGTGCCGCCATCGTCTCGGATCACGTCACCGCCGAAAACATCTACGCCATCACCTCCAACGCAAAACCCCAGGAGATCACCGACCTCCTCGCCCGCTGCCTCGAGGGTGACTTCGAGACCGCCGAACGTATGCTCCACGCACTGATGTACGACAAAGGCATCGCGCCGAACGAACTCTTGAACCAGCTTTACCGCGAAATCTCGCGTTCCGAGACCCTCGACCGCCGGCTCAAAGTCGATCTGATCGATCACCTCGGCGAAGCCGACTTCCGGATGAGCGAAGGGGCCGACGCCGACATCCAGATGGACGCCCTGCTTGCCCGGATCGTCAGATCAGGCATGAACTAAAAAAAATTTAAAACCCGCTTTTCTCCAGCTCGTCGCCGATTCTTGCGAGCAGCAGTTTATCCCCGTCAAGTCGTGCAAGATCCTCCGCGGCCGTGAGGTCGATGATCGCCTCCTCGATCTCCCCCTCTTCGAGCCTGATCAGACCGCGGCCGAGATAGGCAAGCGCCGACCAGTGGGGATCATCCTTTCCCGCGTCGCTGAGGATCTCCTCGAAATCCTTTCGTGCTTTTTCGAGATCGCCGGCCTGCAGAAAAAGATCTGCCCGGTTATACCGGATCGGATATGCGGACGGGCTGCGGGAAAGAGCACTCGTATAATCGGATATTGCCTCGCCTGCGGCGCCGGTCTCCTGATAGCAGACGCCGCGGTAATAATAATAGTTCACATTCTCCGGATTTTCCAAGAGCGCATCCGTAAAGCATCCGGCCGCCCCGGAAAAATCCCGGGCCGCAAACAAAACGAGACCCTTCCGGAAAAGCTCTTTGTCGGTATTCATATCTTCCAGCCGGACAGCACGCCGACCGTGATCCGCCGGACGAACGGATTTTCATCATTGAGCATCGGCGAAATGATCGGCTCGAGTTCTATTGTGCCGCAGCGTCCAAGCGATTTGACCGCCATATACCGGACGTGATCCTTTTCGTCGGAAAGAAGGGGCGTCAAAAGCGGAATTCCTGACGGATCGGACGTGAATCCGATGATCTCCGCCGCCCGATATCTGAGCCTCCATTCGGGATCGTTCAACAGTGGGCGGACCGCTTCGATCGCTGCCGGACCAAGCTCCCCGAGTTTTTCTGCGGCGAGACGCCGGTCTTCCTTTTCCTTTGAACGGAGAAGGATGAGATACTCTGGAGGTATTGATGTCATACGTAGATTGTACAAATCAGGTCATATTTCATACTTTCGATTTTTATCATACGAACGTACATCCGTCAACTGCACTAATATTACGAGTGAGAGCAATTAGTCATACTACTTTATGAGGATACATGACCAACCAAAAACATATGAGTGCAAAAGGTCTCCTGCTGGTCGGTCACGGAAGTCGGCTCCAGTACAATAAGGAGCTGATCACGACCACCGCCGAGATGATGAAGGAAAGCGGGGGGGATTATCTGATCAAATCCTGTTTCCTCGAATACAGTAATCCTACCGTTGCCGAAGGCCTCGACCTGATGCGTAGCGAGGATCTGGAGATTTTGATCGTCGTCCCGCTGTTTCTCGCAAAAGGGATCCATATACTGCGCGACATTCCAAAGATTCTCGGGCTCGAAGCCGGAAAGAAACGCGGAACCTTTACGCTTGCCGACGGCCGCGTGGTCCCCCTCGTCTACGCTGAACCGATCGGGATCGATCCGCTGTTAGCAGAACTGATGCTCAAGAATGCGGCCAATGCCCTCACTCTTCCGGAGGATGCATGAAGGTCTTGGTTCTCGATACGATCCACGGCGGAACGATCCTCGCAGAAGCCCTTCTTCGAAACGGCGATGACGTGGACGCTTTGGATGTCTACCGCGGCGTCGGCCTCACGCCCGAAGAAGCGGCGTCCCGTCAGTATGATCTGATCACATCCCCGGTCCATCTCGATCCGGCATATCCCCTCCTCAATACAAAGACCCCGGTAATCTCCCACCATGAAATGACCCGCCGCCTTGCAGGCGACCTTCCGGAGACCGTCATTGAAGTGACCGGCGCCAAAGGAAAGACCACCACCTCTTTTGCGGTCGCTTCTCTTTTCACGACGAAAGGCGTGCTCCACACCAGCAGAGGGACCTATGTTTATCCGGAAGGGACCTTCCTCTGGAAGAAAAGCATCACGCCGGCGTCGGTTCTGCTCGCCGCCGGAGGAGCGAAGACGCACGACGCAAAATGGCTCGTTGCTGAAGTCTCCGCCGGCGTTACCGGGATCGGGACACTCGGCATTCTGACCTCGGCCGACGATTATTCGATCGCCGCAGGAAAGAAGAGCGCCCTTGCCGCAAAACTCGAGTCGCTTGCAAAATGCAAAACCGTGCTCGTCCCGCGTGGCGTCACGCTAAAGGAGGGGTGGCACGTCATCGACGATCTCGTCTCCGTCGAGGGGGACGTGCTTTCCTTTGACGGCGGGTCGTTCAAAAATCCCCTTCTTACACTTGCCGGATACCGCGAGCCGCTCAAATGCGCCGCGGCCGCCGGTCTTCTGCTCGGTCTGGACCCAAGCCGGCTTGCCGGATTTACCGCGATCGAAGGAAGGATGCAGTATTAT from Methanocorpusculum labreanum Z includes:
- a CDS encoding metallophosphoesterase; translated protein: MQPEFYAEGPAVLIERQERSLIIADPHFGVEADLHRHGLHFQSATDSRLARLLAVIEQADPDYLIVLGDLKHMIPYVTYQERTEMPEVLRKIRRETEFRLAPGNHDTGLEHYLEKGELLPMNGALIDGTGYFHGHTIPDPALLGHLILCGHHHPVVNIYDTVGCALRGTPGYLLAEIDPSVWGPVPADPTRVLLVPAFYELAGGMDVRLIPGNKISPIAKAILTETGEVFLKDGTYVAPFTELRPDPLEGV
- a CDS encoding replication factor C small subunit, which encodes MDVSPEIWIEKYRPKNLAEVVGQQDVVERLRSYVATKALPHLLFTGSAGVGKTTCAVALAREMFGDTWNMNFRELNASDERGIDVVRNQIKQFARTAPLGDATFKILFLDEADALTQDAQAALRRTMENYAETCRFILSCNYSSKIIDPIQSRCAIYRFRPLTDEAISEEIARIAKKEGITIDEGAYVAITYVSLGDMRKAINALQGAAIVSDHVTAENIYAITSNAKPQEITDLLARCLEGDFETAERMLHALMYDKGIAPNELLNQLYREISRSETLDRRLKVDLIDHLGEADFRMSEGADADIQMDALLARIVRSGMN
- a CDS encoding tetratricopeptide repeat protein — translated: MNTDKELFRKGLVLFAARDFSGAAGCFTDALLENPENVNYYYYRGVCYQETGAAGEAISDYTSALSRSPSAYPIRYNRADLFLQAGDLEKARKDFEEILSDAGKDDPHWSALAYLGRGLIRLEEGEIEEAIIDLTAAEDLARLDGDKLLLARIGDELEKSGF
- a CDS encoding HEAT repeat domain-containing protein, which gives rise to MTSIPPEYLILLRSKEKEDRRLAAEKLGELGPAAIEAVRPLLNDPEWRLRYRAAEIIGFTSDPSGIPLLTPLLSDEKDHVRYMAVKSLGRCGTIELEPIISPMLNDENPFVRRITVGVLSGWKI
- the cfbA gene encoding sirohydrochlorin nickelochelatase, whose product is MSAKGLLLVGHGSRLQYNKELITTTAEMMKESGGDYLIKSCFLEYSNPTVAEGLDLMRSEDLEILIVVPLFLAKGIHILRDIPKILGLEAGKKRGTFTLADGRVVPLVYAEPIGIDPLLAELMLKNAANALTLPEDA
- the cfbE gene encoding coenzyme F430 synthase; this encodes MKVLVLDTIHGGTILAEALLRNGDDVDALDVYRGVGLTPEEAASRQYDLITSPVHLDPAYPLLNTKTPVISHHEMTRRLAGDLPETVIEVTGAKGKTTTSFAVASLFTTKGVLHTSRGTYVYPEGTFLWKKSITPASVLLAAGGAKTHDAKWLVAEVSAGVTGIGTLGILTSADDYSIAAGKKSALAAKLESLAKCKTVLVPRGVTLKEGWHVIDDLVSVEGDVLSFDGGSFKNPLLTLAGYREPLKCAAAAGLLLGLDPSRLAGFTAIEGRMQYYLEDGVPFLDNANSGTTRETTLDAAAYLRRLVPDKEIVLVIGEEHKAVCEGFQDDAIRQTIEDIAPIQTISVSKKGGLNFAASKAQALSLAKEHNAAVLLAVKTWR